From Arthrobacter sp. FW306-2-2C-D06B, a single genomic window includes:
- a CDS encoding fumarylacetoacetate hydrolase family protein: MNMKFARLGTAGNEKPAVIAQDANGTEKYFSLDPLTKDINGEFLATDGIARTREALDAGDLPEISAEGLRIGSPVARPGNVVCIGLNYTAHAAESGATPPESPVVFLKPSNTVSGPFDAAPIPPSSEKYDWEVELGIVIGREASYLSSTDEAADCIAGYVVANDLSERDYQLPGAAGQWTKGKSLPQSTPLGPWLVPADELDAGQLALRTWVNGEIRQSSDTSDMIFDALTVVHHLSQFMVLEPGDVILTGTPEGVALSGRFPYIQPGDVVELEVEGLGRQRQEFYRARSGSLAVAGTEKATR; encoded by the coding sequence ATGAACATGAAATTCGCCCGGCTGGGCACTGCCGGAAATGAAAAGCCGGCGGTCATCGCCCAAGACGCCAACGGCACCGAAAAATACTTCAGCCTTGACCCGCTGACGAAGGACATCAACGGAGAGTTCCTCGCCACGGACGGCATCGCACGCACCCGGGAAGCCCTTGATGCCGGCGATCTTCCCGAGATTTCGGCCGAAGGCCTCCGGATCGGATCGCCCGTCGCCCGCCCGGGAAACGTCGTCTGCATCGGCCTCAACTACACCGCCCACGCGGCCGAATCCGGCGCCACGCCACCGGAATCACCCGTAGTGTTCCTGAAGCCGAGCAACACGGTCAGTGGCCCTTTCGACGCCGCGCCCATCCCGCCGTCGTCGGAAAAGTACGACTGGGAGGTGGAACTCGGAATCGTCATCGGCCGCGAAGCGTCATACCTTTCCAGCACGGACGAGGCTGCGGACTGCATCGCGGGCTACGTCGTCGCCAACGACCTCTCCGAACGGGATTACCAACTGCCCGGAGCCGCGGGCCAGTGGACCAAAGGCAAATCTCTTCCGCAGTCCACTCCCCTCGGCCCGTGGCTGGTTCCCGCGGATGAGCTCGACGCCGGCCAGCTCGCCTTGCGCACGTGGGTCAACGGCGAGATCCGCCAATCGTCGGACACATCGGACATGATCTTCGACGCGCTGACCGTGGTCCACCACCTCAGCCAGTTCATGGTCCTGGAGCCCGGCGACGTCATTCTCACGGGGACTCCGGAAGGCGTGGCGCTCTCCGGCCGCTTCCCGTATATCCAACCCGGCGACGTGGTGGAGCTTGAAGTAGAAGGGCTCGGACGCCAGCGGCAAGAGTTCTACCGCGCCCGCTCCGGTTCGCTTGCTGTGGCGGGCACTGAAAAGGCAACCCGGTGA
- a CDS encoding carbohydrate ABC transporter permease, whose product MLETTSRIRPLAARPRGSGAPGRRWSARIRPAIGYMILCLIALLFLSPLIYMFATSFKPPAEIFSVPPKLFGSEFRWQNYQEALNYMPFLRFMGNGLLVSAAGTALTLVVSAFSGYAFSRQRWRGRNLVFMVFLATLMIPQEVLIVPMFVMMQKVGWVNTFQALIVPWAFTAFGAFLLRQFFLGVPQELDDAARVDGAGTLRTFLLVMLPLARPTMAVLAVFSFISYWNSFLWPLVVINDVNNLGTIPLGLQMFFGQQGNQWHLVMAASVISMAPTLLLLILLQKHLVKGIVTSGFGGR is encoded by the coding sequence ATGCTTGAGACAACCAGCCGGATACGCCCCCTCGCCGCCCGTCCCCGTGGCTCCGGAGCGCCCGGAAGACGATGGTCCGCAAGGATCCGGCCCGCCATTGGCTACATGATCCTTTGCCTGATCGCGCTGCTCTTCTTGTCCCCGCTGATCTACATGTTCGCCACCTCGTTCAAACCCCCTGCTGAAATCTTCAGCGTTCCGCCGAAGCTGTTCGGCTCGGAATTCCGATGGCAGAACTACCAGGAGGCCCTGAACTACATGCCGTTCCTGCGATTCATGGGCAACGGCCTTTTGGTCTCGGCGGCGGGAACGGCGCTCACCTTGGTGGTTTCGGCGTTCTCCGGTTATGCCTTCTCCCGGCAGCGCTGGCGGGGCCGGAACCTCGTATTCATGGTGTTCCTGGCAACCCTGATGATTCCCCAAGAGGTCCTGATCGTCCCGATGTTCGTCATGATGCAGAAGGTGGGTTGGGTGAACACTTTCCAAGCGCTCATTGTGCCCTGGGCATTTACGGCATTCGGCGCATTCCTGCTCCGGCAGTTCTTCCTTGGCGTACCCCAGGAACTCGACGACGCGGCCAGGGTGGACGGCGCGGGAACCCTCAGGACCTTCCTCTTGGTCATGCTCCCACTGGCCCGACCGACCATGGCCGTGCTGGCGGTCTTCAGTTTCATCAGCTACTGGAACTCGTTCCTCTGGCCGCTGGTGGTGATCAACGACGTCAACAACCTCGGCACCATTCCACTGGGGTTGCAGATGTTCTTCGGCCAGCAGGGCAATCAGTGGCACCTGGTCATGGCCGCCTCGGTGATTTCAATGGCTCCTACTCTCCTGCTGCTGATCCTCCTGCAGAAACACCTGGTCAAAGGCATCGTCACGAGCGGCTTTGGCGGACGCTAA
- a CDS encoding carbohydrate ABC transporter permease yields the protein MTLLKPTKAPLAEVEATISRGRAKRKAKAEPDAQLGRRTMWGPAFALPHGLGLAIFTLLPIVVSLVISLFRWPLLGTPSFLGLGNYERLFSDPIFGQVVANTVLFVVLYVPLNLVVSLGLAAWLTPRIKGRHIFRVIFFIPSITPVVANVVVWRMLYQPGGFIDGTLQSATGISAPNFLGDEHWAMMAIVVMSVWQGFGYNMLVFSAALDAVPENLTEAAAIDGANAWTIFWRIKLKLISPSIFFGTMMTLITSFQVFAQPFILTKGGPGSSTSTIVLYIYNQGFQFHQLGLASAAAWILFVIILGVTAVQFLGQKKWVHYDA from the coding sequence ATGACACTACTCAAGCCAACCAAGGCGCCGCTCGCTGAAGTCGAGGCAACCATCTCCCGTGGGCGGGCGAAAAGGAAGGCGAAGGCCGAGCCGGATGCCCAGCTCGGCCGGCGGACGATGTGGGGACCGGCGTTTGCCCTGCCACATGGGCTTGGCCTCGCCATCTTCACTCTGTTGCCGATTGTTGTTTCCCTCGTCATCAGCCTCTTCCGCTGGCCGCTCCTGGGAACACCGAGTTTCCTTGGCTTGGGTAATTACGAGCGGTTGTTCAGCGATCCCATCTTCGGGCAGGTTGTCGCGAACACCGTCCTGTTTGTGGTCCTCTATGTGCCCCTGAACCTGGTTGTGTCCCTGGGCCTTGCCGCGTGGTTGACTCCGCGTATCAAGGGGCGCCACATTTTCCGGGTCATCTTCTTCATTCCTTCGATCACCCCTGTGGTGGCCAACGTCGTCGTCTGGAGGATGCTGTACCAACCCGGTGGATTCATCGACGGCACCCTGCAAAGCGCCACGGGAATTTCAGCGCCAAACTTCCTCGGAGACGAACACTGGGCAATGATGGCCATTGTCGTCATGAGTGTGTGGCAGGGGTTCGGCTACAACATGCTGGTTTTCTCGGCTGCCTTGGACGCAGTCCCTGAGAACCTCACCGAGGCGGCGGCAATCGACGGCGCCAACGCCTGGACCATCTTCTGGCGGATCAAGCTCAAGCTCATTTCGCCGTCGATCTTCTTTGGGACGATGATGACGCTCATTACTTCCTTCCAAGTCTTCGCCCAGCCGTTCATCCTGACCAAGGGAGGGCCCGGCTCGTCCACCTCGACGATCGTCCTGTACATCTACAACCAGGGCTTTCAGTTCCACCAGCTCGGACTGGCATCGGCGGCCGCTTGGATCCTGTTCGTCATCATCCTGGGCGTGACGGCAGTCCAGTTCCTCGGACAAAAGAAGTGGGTCCACTACGATGCTTGA
- a CDS encoding ABC transporter substrate-binding protein, with protein sequence MRKEALVAGALALGLIGLTGCGGSSSGSTADGKTAMTWAMWVGGTEDQKNWEKVADDVSNTLGDVKITLQGSTFQDYFTKMSTQLSSNTAPCLVAVQSLRTAQLKDGMLPLDDLVKKNNVDLSAFDASMIKGLSADNNLYALPYDVGPVMMFYNKDMFDAAGVPVPKAGWTADEFVAAAKKLSANGKHAIAPNTADLFVESQVLAYNGGRVLKEDGTMDASDPTFAKGLQWVSDLTNKEKVSPQLPGGDPAFSSNEFLAGNTAMNIDGPWSLLDVKGKAKFKVGVTTLPAGPGGGKTFSAGSGWGISKQCATPDKAFAALKEMTGDKVLGNLAAAGRALAARTAQQTKWIDNAGIPGVAETLKSAEATAVPMPSNTNSDQLGQLFNQYLVKSINGQQSAADVMKDIAAQLPR encoded by the coding sequence ATGCGCAAAGAAGCGTTGGTGGCAGGTGCCTTGGCACTTGGCCTTATTGGACTTACAGGCTGCGGGGGCAGCTCGTCCGGCAGTACCGCAGACGGCAAGACCGCCATGACCTGGGCCATGTGGGTCGGCGGCACGGAAGACCAGAAGAACTGGGAAAAGGTTGCCGATGACGTCAGCAACACCCTGGGCGATGTGAAGATCACGCTGCAGGGTTCTACTTTCCAGGACTACTTCACCAAGATGAGCACCCAGCTCAGCTCGAATACGGCCCCGTGCCTGGTGGCGGTCCAGAGCCTGCGGACAGCGCAGCTCAAGGACGGCATGCTCCCGCTCGATGACCTCGTCAAGAAGAACAACGTGGATTTGAGCGCCTTCGATGCCTCCATGATCAAGGGGCTCAGCGCCGACAACAATCTCTACGCCCTGCCGTATGACGTGGGCCCGGTGATGATGTTCTACAACAAGGACATGTTCGATGCCGCAGGCGTGCCCGTCCCGAAAGCAGGCTGGACAGCCGATGAGTTCGTGGCCGCCGCGAAGAAGCTGTCGGCCAACGGAAAGCACGCCATCGCACCCAACACGGCCGATCTCTTCGTTGAATCGCAAGTCCTCGCCTACAACGGCGGACGTGTCCTCAAGGAAGACGGCACCATGGACGCAAGCGACCCGACCTTCGCCAAGGGACTCCAGTGGGTCTCGGACCTGACAAACAAGGAGAAGGTCTCCCCGCAGCTTCCTGGTGGCGACCCGGCGTTCAGCTCCAATGAATTCCTGGCCGGCAACACCGCCATGAATATTGACGGCCCGTGGTCCCTGCTGGACGTCAAGGGCAAAGCCAAGTTCAAAGTAGGCGTCACCACCCTTCCCGCCGGCCCGGGCGGCGGGAAAACCTTCAGTGCCGGCTCGGGCTGGGGCATCTCCAAGCAATGCGCTACTCCGGACAAGGCCTTTGCCGCCCTCAAGGAAATGACCGGCGACAAGGTCCTGGGGAATCTGGCGGCAGCAGGGCGCGCACTGGCCGCACGCACCGCCCAGCAGACAAAGTGGATCGACAACGCGGGCATTCCGGGAGTCGCGGAGACCCTCAAGAGCGCCGAGGCCACGGCAGTCCCGATGCCAAGCAACACCAACAGCGACCAACTGGGCCAGCTTTTCAACCAGTACCTCGTCAAATCCATCAACGGACAGCAGAGCGCAGCGGATGTCATGAAAGACATTGCGGCGCAGCTGCCCCGATGA
- a CDS encoding amidohydrolase family protein produces MIDSHLHLWELGPGAYAWLGPQYGELFRSYGEAEARENLDGASVGGAVLVQADDTLADTESMLGVADRNSWVLGVVGWIPLDKPSEAEKELQRFVRNPAFRGVRHLVHDDPRDDFLELPAVRDSLSMLASHRLAFDVPDAFPRHLGRTVQLARDLPELTVVLDHLGKPPLADAAAMDVWRADFRAFAELPNTVAKVSGLHLPGVPYTAEALRPLWDEAMDAFGPGRLMFGGDWPVSTLGAPYGRTLEVLLELAEELTSAEREEFLEGTAVRTYGLHERGIGAN; encoded by the coding sequence GTGATTGATTCCCACCTGCACCTGTGGGAGCTCGGGCCGGGGGCTTATGCGTGGCTTGGCCCGCAATACGGCGAACTGTTCCGCAGCTACGGCGAAGCCGAGGCCCGGGAAAACCTGGACGGGGCGAGCGTCGGGGGAGCAGTGCTCGTCCAGGCTGACGACACCCTCGCGGATACAGAGTCCATGCTCGGTGTCGCCGACCGTAACTCCTGGGTACTCGGCGTCGTCGGCTGGATTCCCCTCGACAAGCCGTCCGAAGCGGAGAAAGAACTGCAACGGTTCGTCCGGAACCCCGCGTTCAGGGGTGTCCGGCACTTGGTCCACGACGATCCTCGGGACGATTTCCTCGAATTGCCCGCGGTCCGCGATTCTTTGAGCATGCTAGCCAGCCACCGATTGGCCTTCGACGTCCCGGACGCCTTTCCGCGGCACCTCGGGCGTACGGTTCAGCTGGCCCGGGACCTCCCGGAGCTGACGGTTGTGCTGGACCATCTCGGGAAGCCGCCGCTGGCCGATGCAGCGGCGATGGACGTGTGGCGTGCGGATTTCCGGGCCTTTGCCGAGCTGCCCAACACCGTGGCCAAGGTGTCAGGCCTGCACTTGCCGGGCGTCCCGTACACAGCGGAGGCCTTGCGTCCGCTCTGGGACGAGGCGATGGATGCCTTCGGTCCTGGACGGCTCATGTTCGGTGGCGATTGGCCCGTCAGTACCTTGGGTGCTCCGTACGGCCGCACCTTGGAGGTGCTGCTGGAACTGGCCGAGGAGCTGACTTCGGCCGAGCGGGAGGAGTTCC
- a CDS encoding L-rhamnose mutarotase, producing MPETIALHTRLKPGAEQDYVDAHAGIPAELVAALKEAGVGNWRIWRSGQELFHLVDVEDYQAMRRALSDHPANVPWQARMAELLDVQDDYSGNDSGIPLVWELA from the coding sequence GTGCCCGAAACGATTGCCCTGCACACCCGACTCAAGCCGGGTGCCGAGCAGGACTATGTGGATGCCCATGCGGGAATCCCCGCCGAGCTCGTCGCCGCCTTGAAAGAGGCCGGGGTGGGAAATTGGCGGATCTGGCGCAGCGGCCAGGAGCTCTTCCACCTCGTTGACGTGGAAGACTATCAAGCCATGCGCAGGGCTCTTTCGGACCATCCGGCCAATGTCCCGTGGCAAGCCCGCATGGCGGAGCTTCTGGACGTTCAGGACGACTATTCGGGCAACGATTCAGGCATCCCGTTGGTATGGGAGCTGGCATGA
- a CDS encoding SDR family NAD(P)-dependent oxidoreductase, protein MNTEFEGLVALVTGGASGIGAAIADRLADGGAQVAVLDLNPSRTPHFGVECNVADGASVRAAVDAVVGKFGRLDVVVNNAGIGAQGDVSANDDDEWHRVLDINVVGIARVSRAALPYLRESPAAAIVNTCSIAATAGLPQRALYSASKGAVLSLTLAMAADHVREGIRVNCVNPGTVDTPWVGRLLESSADPAAERAALNARQPHGRLVEAAEVAGAVAYLASPLSGSTSGTSLAIDGGMQGLRLRPVG, encoded by the coding sequence GTGAACACCGAGTTCGAGGGGCTCGTAGCGCTGGTCACCGGCGGGGCGTCGGGCATCGGTGCGGCCATCGCGGATCGACTCGCCGACGGCGGCGCGCAGGTCGCCGTACTCGACCTCAACCCCTCCCGGACCCCGCATTTCGGCGTCGAATGCAACGTGGCCGACGGCGCCTCGGTGCGCGCCGCCGTCGACGCCGTCGTCGGGAAGTTCGGCCGGCTCGACGTGGTGGTCAACAACGCGGGGATCGGCGCCCAAGGGGACGTGTCGGCGAACGACGACGACGAATGGCACCGCGTGCTCGACATCAATGTGGTTGGCATCGCCCGCGTCAGCCGTGCTGCCCTGCCGTACTTGCGCGAATCGCCCGCGGCCGCAATCGTCAACACGTGCTCCATCGCCGCGACGGCAGGGCTGCCGCAGCGGGCCTTGTATTCGGCGTCGAAGGGCGCTGTCTTGTCCCTGACGCTCGCCATGGCAGCCGACCATGTCCGCGAAGGGATCCGCGTCAACTGCGTCAACCCGGGCACGGTGGACACGCCGTGGGTGGGCAGGCTGCTCGAATCCTCCGCCGATCCTGCCGCCGAGCGCGCCGCGCTCAACGCCCGCCAGCCGCACGGTCGCCTGGTGGAGGCAGCAGAGGTCGCCGGCGCCGTCGCCTACCTCGCGAGCCCGCTGTCCGGCTCGACGTCGGGCACGTCCCTGGCGATCGACGGCGGCATGCAGGGGCTGCGGCTGCGCCCGGTGGGGTAG
- a CDS encoding L-fuconate dehydratase, with protein sequence MSVITAVDTFDIRFPTSQELDGSDAMNPDPDYSAAYLVIRTDAGDGHEGHGFVFTIGRGNEVEAVAIEALRHHILGRNVEELLSDMGGTWKLLAHDSQLRWLGPEKGVMHMAIGAVVNALWDLKAKRAGLPLWELLSGMSPEEIVALVDFRYLSDALTPDDALGILRAAEPGRAARRAALLAEGYPAYTTTPGWLGYSDDKLVRLAKEAVAEGFGQIKLKVGASLEDDIRRVRTARDAVGPDIKIAVDANQRWDVQEAIDWMAHLAPYDIAWIEEPTSPDDVLGHAEIARGVAPIPVATGEHVHNRVMFKQMLQAGSLQVLQLDAARVAGVNENIAILLLAAKFGVRVCPHAGGVGLCEAVQHLSMFDFVAVSGDKSGRMIEFVDHLHEHFVTPVDVHDGCYWPPSAPGGGSEMVGGTLADYSFPDGPEWADGSNPSTPQQ encoded by the coding sequence ATGAGCGTTATCACCGCGGTGGACACCTTCGATATCCGCTTTCCCACCTCCCAAGAGCTGGACGGATCCGATGCCATGAATCCGGACCCGGACTATTCGGCGGCATATCTGGTGATCCGCACTGACGCCGGTGACGGCCACGAGGGCCACGGTTTCGTCTTCACCATCGGTCGCGGCAACGAGGTGGAGGCCGTGGCGATCGAAGCCCTCCGCCACCACATCCTGGGCCGCAACGTCGAGGAATTGCTCAGCGACATGGGCGGCACCTGGAAGCTTCTTGCCCACGATTCCCAACTCCGTTGGCTCGGTCCCGAAAAGGGCGTGATGCACATGGCGATCGGCGCCGTCGTCAACGCCCTTTGGGACCTCAAGGCCAAGCGGGCCGGGCTCCCGCTCTGGGAACTGCTGTCCGGAATGAGCCCCGAGGAGATCGTGGCGCTCGTGGACTTCAGGTACCTCAGCGATGCCCTCACACCGGACGACGCGCTGGGAATATTACGTGCGGCGGAACCGGGGCGCGCCGCCCGCAGGGCAGCGCTTCTCGCGGAGGGATACCCCGCATACACCACGACGCCGGGTTGGTTGGGTTACAGCGACGACAAACTTGTGCGTCTGGCCAAGGAAGCCGTTGCCGAAGGTTTCGGGCAGATCAAGCTCAAGGTGGGGGCCTCGCTGGAAGACGACATCAGGCGCGTCCGCACGGCACGCGACGCCGTGGGGCCGGATATCAAGATCGCGGTGGACGCGAACCAGCGCTGGGACGTTCAGGAAGCCATCGACTGGATGGCACACTTGGCTCCCTATGACATTGCTTGGATCGAGGAACCCACGAGTCCCGATGACGTCCTGGGCCATGCGGAGATTGCCCGGGGCGTGGCGCCGATCCCCGTGGCTACGGGTGAGCATGTCCACAACCGGGTGATGTTCAAGCAGATGCTGCAGGCCGGATCCCTGCAGGTCCTGCAGTTGGATGCGGCGAGGGTTGCGGGAGTGAACGAGAACATCGCGATCCTCCTTCTTGCCGCGAAGTTCGGCGTCCGCGTCTGCCCGCATGCAGGCGGAGTCGGTCTCTGCGAAGCCGTCCAGCACTTGTCGATGTTCGATTTCGTGGCAGTTTCCGGCGACAAGAGTGGTCGGATGATTGAGTTCGTCGACCACCTGCACGAGCACTTCGTCACTCCGGTGGATGTCCATGACGGCTGCTACTGGCCTCCGTCCGCACCCGGAGGCGGCAGCGAAATGGTCGGCGGCACGCTGGCCGACTACAGCTTTCCCGACGGCCCTGAATGGGCCGACGGATCCAATCCTTCGACTCCCCAGCAGTAA
- a CDS encoding aldo/keto reductase: MSGARWDGRLGKLGFGAAGIGNLYRAMSDAQAASTVNAAWDAGVRYFDTAPHYGLGLSERRLGEVLREKPRGEFTVSTKVGRLLVSNAAGANAKDDEGFDVPATSKRRWDFSESGIRRSIEESLERLGLDHVDIAYLHDPDVHDLAKGISEALPALEKLRADGMVKAIGVGTNSAEAALECVEAADLDLVMLAGRYTLLEQPGVPLLDRCVARGTGVVNVGVFNSGLLARPEVPENAHYNYARAPRALVERARALAGVCRGFGVELPTAALQFSLRHPAVVNVTVGASSPEQVSTNAARMNETVPEELWADLAGVPG; this comes from the coding sequence ATGAGCGGCGCCCGATGGGATGGCCGGTTGGGCAAGCTCGGCTTCGGCGCCGCCGGCATCGGCAACCTGTACCGTGCCATGTCGGACGCCCAAGCAGCCTCCACTGTCAACGCGGCCTGGGACGCCGGAGTCCGCTACTTCGACACCGCCCCGCACTACGGCTTGGGACTGTCCGAGCGACGGCTTGGCGAGGTGCTGAGGGAGAAGCCCCGGGGTGAGTTTACGGTGTCCACGAAGGTGGGCCGGCTGCTGGTATCGAATGCGGCGGGAGCCAACGCGAAAGACGACGAAGGCTTTGACGTCCCGGCCACGAGCAAACGCCGGTGGGATTTTTCCGAGTCAGGCATCCGCCGGAGCATCGAAGAATCACTCGAACGGCTCGGCTTGGACCACGTGGACATCGCCTACCTGCATGATCCGGATGTCCATGACCTCGCCAAGGGGATCAGCGAAGCCTTGCCTGCCCTGGAGAAGCTGCGTGCGGATGGCATGGTGAAGGCGATCGGCGTCGGGACGAACTCGGCGGAAGCCGCGCTCGAATGCGTCGAAGCCGCGGATCTGGACCTGGTGATGCTTGCCGGCCGGTACACCTTGCTTGAGCAGCCCGGTGTTCCGCTCCTTGACCGCTGCGTGGCGCGCGGCACCGGCGTCGTGAACGTGGGCGTGTTCAACTCGGGCCTGCTGGCACGGCCCGAGGTCCCCGAGAACGCGCACTACAACTATGCGCGTGCCCCGCGGGCGCTGGTGGAGCGTGCGCGGGCGCTCGCCGGCGTGTGCCGGGGCTTCGGGGTGGAGCTCCCGACGGCGGCACTCCAGTTCAGCCTGCGACACCCCGCCGTGGTGAACGTGACGGTGGGGGCGAGCAGCCCGGAGCAAGTGTCCACCAACGCAGCGCGGATGAATGAGACAGTGCCGGAAGAGCTGTGGGCGGATTTGGCAGGAGTGCCCGGGTGA
- a CDS encoding alpha-L-fucosidase produces MIAQAPWFTESRFGMFVHWGLYALPARHEWVMNRERIPAEEYEKYFQHFNPDLYDPREWARAAKDAGMKYVVLTTKHHEGFCLWDSALTDYKSTKTPSGQDLVAPYVEALREFGLKVGFYHSLIDWHHPDFTIDGFHPERDNPEAEKLNEGRDMARYREYLHGQVRELLSNYGQIDYLFFDFSYTSEDHKDIWGGKGREAWGSVELLKMVRELQPGIIVNDRLDIPGDFATPEQYQPAGPMMVDGVEVPWEACQTLNGSWGYDRDNLDYKSVDLLVRMLVDGVSKDGNLLLNVGPTGRGNFDPRAVESLRGIGDWMKLHSRAIYGAGPAAWTPPADARYTRRGDHLYVHLFAWPFEYVHLPDLAGKVEYAHLLNDASEVAMLEIAPDREAINTTPGGQPAGTLTLKLPVQRPDVAVPVVELFLKPGV; encoded by the coding sequence ATGATCGCCCAAGCACCTTGGTTCACGGAGTCCCGGTTCGGCATGTTCGTCCACTGGGGCCTGTATGCCCTGCCGGCCCGGCACGAGTGGGTCATGAACCGCGAACGCATTCCTGCCGAGGAATATGAGAAGTATTTCCAGCACTTCAACCCGGATCTCTACGATCCGCGGGAATGGGCCCGCGCTGCGAAAGACGCCGGCATGAAATACGTGGTGCTGACCACCAAGCACCACGAGGGCTTCTGCCTCTGGGATTCCGCACTCACTGACTACAAATCCACCAAGACTCCGTCCGGCCAGGACCTCGTGGCCCCGTACGTCGAGGCACTGCGGGAATTCGGCTTGAAGGTAGGTTTCTACCATTCACTCATTGACTGGCACCACCCGGATTTCACCATCGACGGGTTCCACCCCGAACGGGACAACCCCGAGGCTGAAAAGCTCAACGAGGGCCGTGACATGGCCCGGTACCGCGAATACCTCCATGGCCAGGTGCGCGAGCTGCTCAGCAACTATGGCCAGATCGACTACCTCTTCTTCGACTTCTCCTACACCAGCGAGGACCACAAGGACATCTGGGGCGGCAAGGGCCGCGAGGCGTGGGGTTCCGTGGAACTCTTGAAGATGGTCCGGGAACTTCAGCCGGGCATCATCGTCAACGACCGCCTGGACATTCCCGGCGACTTCGCCACACCCGAGCAGTACCAGCCTGCCGGTCCCATGATGGTGGACGGCGTGGAGGTGCCTTGGGAAGCGTGCCAGACGCTTAACGGCAGCTGGGGCTATGACCGGGACAACCTGGACTACAAGTCCGTGGACTTGCTGGTACGGATGCTGGTCGACGGAGTGTCCAAAGATGGAAACCTGCTCCTCAACGTCGGTCCCACAGGCCGCGGGAATTTCGATCCGAGGGCCGTGGAGTCCCTCCGCGGTATCGGCGACTGGATGAAGCTGCACTCCCGGGCCATTTACGGCGCCGGACCGGCGGCATGGACTCCGCCCGCCGACGCCCGGTACACGCGCCGCGGCGACCACCTTTACGTGCACCTTTTTGCGTGGCCTTTCGAATACGTTCACCTCCCCGATCTCGCCGGCAAGGTGGAATACGCCCACCTGCTCAACGACGCCTCCGAAGTCGCTATGCTCGAGATCGCACCGGACCGCGAAGCAATCAACACCACCCCTGGAGGACAGCCAGCAGGTACCCTGACACTGAAGCTGCCCGTCCAGCGACCGGACGTGGCGGTGCCCGTCGTCGAACTCTTCCTGAAGCCCGGGGTGTAG